The following proteins are encoded in a genomic region of Fusarium oxysporum f. sp. lycopersici 4287 chromosome 1, whole genome shotgun sequence:
- a CDS encoding F-type H+-transporting ATPase subunit G, which translates to MSSLARPMLRSPALRVAARRFESTATQKATENAKQAASKATENAKLAASRAQEGLSRVTTAAGPAIAGYAKGVANTLGKVGGRTGKVIGFVERQVPFVVYYSKVALELGKFVFHNQKMSPPNLATFQNTYQSIIKSIQNRTIIQSTQNAIQQVRNIGPAQLAAGGVVAAEVLGFFTVGEIIGRFKLVGYRGEASSHH; encoded by the exons ATGTCTTCTCTCGCTCGTCCCATGCTCCGTTCGCCCGCTCTCCGCGTCGCCGCCCGACGCTTCGAGAGCACCGCCACCCAGAAGGCCACCGAGAACGCAAAGCAGGCTGCCTCCAAAGCCACCGAGAATGCTAAGCTGGCTGCCTCAAGGGCCCAGGAAGGTCTGTCGCGTGTCACAACCGCTGCTGGCCCTGCTATTGCTGGTTACGCCAAGGGCGTTGCCAACACTCTGGGCAAGGTTGGCGGACGAACGGGCAAGGTCATCGGCTTCGTTGAAC GACAAGTCCCCTTCGTCGTTTACTACTCCAAGGTCGCCCTCGAGCTGGGCAAGTTCGTCTTCCATAACCAGAAGATGAGCCCTCC CAACCTGGCCACCTTCCAAAACACATACCAGAGCATTATCAAGTCCATCCAGAACCGTACCATCATCCAGTCTACTCAGAACGCCATCCAGCAGGTACGGAATATCGGCCCTGCTCAGCTCGCCGCTGGCGGTGTTGTCGCAGCTGAGGTCCTCGGCTTTTTCACCGTTGGTGAGATTATTGGGCGATTCAAGCTTGTTGGCTACCGTGGTGAGGCCTCTTCCCACCACTAA
- a CDS encoding hypothetical protein (At least one base has a quality score < 10) produces the protein MMSDPHCFSRSFLREYSLYFSFILHLVDLVFFTFVRLLTLAAIFSTRTGNFAHSGFKNAVRIICVISHRQITSCCSLASWPSCKALRFIGTLQLRRFLSMVVMPPQNSVNESEGRYLQDGFWQHGRFYGSWKPGKYLFPIDSEELNRLDIFHKVFLLARDNKPFLAPIRRPSPRIMDIGTGTGIWAINVAEECLSDAQIMAVDLNQIQPALIPPGFMPKQYDIEEPSWGPLLTDCDLIHMRMLLGSIQTDLWPQVYHNVFEHLTPGIGFFEHIEVDWIPRCDDDERPANSAFVKWAELFLDGMDRFNRSVRVTPQEHRQMLEAAGFTDIRQEVIKAYVCPWSADRNEREIARWFNIGLSHSLEAMSLKPLIEKLGFEAEEVRELCERAKRETCVLRYHTYCNIHVWTARKPGPQQ, from the exons ATGATGTCGGACCCGCATTGCTTCTCACGTTCATTCCTCCGCGAATATTCGCtttatttttcctttatACTTCACCTGGTGGATCTTGTCTTCTTCACTTTCGTGCGTCTGCTAACTCTCGCAGCGATATTCTCCACCAGAACTGGAAACTTCGCTCATTCTGGATTCAAAAACGCGGTCCGGATTATCTGTGTCATCTCCCACCGGCAAATCACGTCTTGCTGCAGCCTTGCCTCGTGGCCCTCGTGTAAGGCCCTGCGCTTCATTGGGACATTGCAGCTTCGACGGTTTTTATCGATGGTTGTAATGCCTCCTCAAAACAG CGTGAACGAGTCGGAAGGGCGATACCTTCAAGATGGATTCTGGCAACATGGCCGTTTTTATGGCTCTTGGAAACCTGGCAAATACTTATTTCCAATTGATTCA GAAGAATTGAATCGTTTGGATATATTTCATAAAGTTTTCCTTCTGGCACGAGACAATAAGCCATTTCTAGCTCCCATCAGACGCCCCTCGCCCAGAATCATGGATATTGGTACGGGCACGGGTATTTGGGCAATCAACGTGGCCGAAGA ATGTCTCTCAGATGCCCAGATCATGGCCGTAGACCTGAATCAGATTCAACCAGCATT GATTCCTCCTGGCTTTATGCCAAAGCAGTATGACATTGAAGAACCGTCTTGGGGGCCCCTACTGACGGACTGCGATTTGATTCATATGCGAATGTTACTTGGCAGTATTCAAACGGATTTGTGGCCTCAAGTCTACCACAATGTCTTTGA GCACTTGACACCAGGCATCGGCTTCTTCGAGCACATCGAGGTTGACTGGATACCCCGAtgtgacgatgatgaacgCCCAGCAAATTCCGCATTCGTGAAGTGGGCAGAGCTTTTTCTCGATGGCATGGATCGATTCAACCGCAGTGTCAGAGTCACACCGCAAGAACATCGGCAAATGCTCGAAGCTGCAGGTTTCACAGATATCAGGCAGGAGGTGATCAAGGCTTATGTTTGCCCCTGGTCTGCTGATCGAAATGAACGTGAAATCGCCCGATGGTTCAATATCGGACTGTCTCATAGTCTGGAGGCCATGAGTTTAAAACCCCTAATCGAGAAACTCGGATTCGAGGCCGAGGAAGTTCGTGAGCTATGTGAGAGAGCGAAGCGCGAAACGTGTGTTTTGCGCTATCACACTTATTGTAATAT TCATGTCTGGACGGCTAGGAAGCCCGGACCTCAACAGTAA
- a CDS encoding L-iditol 2-dehydrogenase yields MSPSAVEGNGVADVKTTLKPNIGVYTNPNHDLWVTAAEPSAEAVKSGSDLKHGEVSVAIRSTGICGSDVHFWHAGCIGPMIVEGDHILGHESAGEVIAVHPSVSHLKVGDRVAVEPNIPCGTCEPCLTGRYNGCESVLFLSTPPVPGMLRRYINHPAVWCHKIGNMSFENGALLEPLSVALAGMQRAQVALGDPVLICGAGPIGLITLQCCAAAGASPIVITDISESRLAFAKELCPRVITHKVERLSAEDSAKAIVKSFGGIEPSVALECTGVESSIASAVWSVKFGGKVFIIGVGKNEINIPFMRASVREVDIQLQYRYCNTWPRAIRLVENNVVDLSKLVTHKFKLEDAIKAFETSADPKSGAIKVMIQSLD; encoded by the exons ATGAGCCCTTCAGCAGTCGAAGGAAATGGGGTCGCAGATGTCAAGACGACTCTCAAGCCCAACATTGGCGTTTACACCAACCCCAACCATGATCTCTGGGTAACGGCTGCTGAACCCTCTGCTGAGGCCGTCAAGTCCGGCTCCGACTTGAAGCATGGCGAGGTCAGTGTTGCTATCCGCAGCACTGGTATCTGCGG CTCCGATGTTCACTTCTGGCATGCTGGTTGCATCGGTCCTATGATCGTCGAGGGCGACCACATCCTAGGCCATGAGTCGGCCGGCGAGGTTATCGCCGTGCACCCTTCTGTCAGCCATCTCAAGGTTGGCGACAGGGTCGCTGTCGAGCCAAATATCCCCTGCGGTACCTGCGAGCCCTGCCTTACTGGCCGATACAATGGTTGTGAGAGCGTCCTGTTCCTGTCAACACCACCTGTTCCTGGCATGTTGCGCCGATATATCAACCACCCGGCTGTCTGGTGTCACAAGATTGGAAATATGTCGTTTGAGAACGGCGCTCTCCTCGAGCCTCTCAGTGTTGCCCTTGCTGGCATGCAGAGGGCTCAGGTCGCCCTGGGAGACCCCGTCCTGATTTGCGGTGCTGGACCTATCGGGCTGATCACCCTTCAGTGCTGTGCCGCCGCAGGTGCTTCTCCCATCGTCATCACGGATATTTCAGAGAGCCGGTTGGCATTTGCTAAGGAGCTCTGCCCTCGCGTGATTACACACAAGGTCGAGCGACTGTCAGCTGAGGACTCCGCCAAAGCAATTGTTAAGAGCTTTGGAGGTATCGAGCCCAGTGTTGCTCTGGAGTGTACCGGCGTCGAAAGTAGTATTGCCTCTGCCGTCTGGTCAGTAAAGTTTGGCGGCAAGGTCTTTATCATTGGCGTCGGAAAGAACGAGATTAACATCCCCTTCATGCGCGCAAGTGTACGAGAAGTCGACATTCAGCTACAGTATCGTTATTGCAACACCTGGCCTAGAGCTATCCGCTTGGTTGAGAACAACGTAGTTGACCTCTCAAAGCTCGTCACTCACAAGTTCAAGCTTGAGGATGCCATCAAGGCGTTTGAGACGTCAGCAGATCCCAAGAGCGGGGCCATCAAGGTCATGATCCAGAGCCTGGATTGA
- a CDS encoding hypothetical protein (At least one base has a quality score < 10): protein MMSDPHCFSRSFLREYSLYFSFILHLVDLVFFTFVRLLTLAAIFSTRTGNFAHSGFKNAVRIICVISHRQITSCCSLASWPSCKALRFIGTLQLRRFLSMVVMPPQNRYAVEFFVEQPILHVQCSVNESEGRYLQDGFWQHGRFYGSWKPGKYLFPIDSEELNRLDIFHKVFLLARDNKPFLAPIRRPSPRIMDIGTGTGIWAINVAEECLSDAQIMAVDLNQIQPALIPPGFMPKQYDIEEPSWGPLLTDCDLIHMRMLLGSIQTDLWPQVYHNVFEHLTPGIGFFEHIEVDWIPRCDDDERPANSAFVKWAELFLDGMDRFNRSVRVTPQEHRQMLEAAGFTDIRQEVIKAYVCPWSADRNEREIARWFNIGLSHSLEAMSLKPLIEKLGFEAEEVRELCERAKRETCVLRYHTYCNIHVWTARKPGPQQ, encoded by the exons ATGATGTCGGACCCGCATTGCTTCTCACGTTCATTCCTCCGCGAATATTCGCtttatttttcctttatACTTCACCTGGTGGATCTTGTCTTCTTCACTTTCGTGCGTCTGCTAACTCTCGCAGCGATATTCTCCACCAGAACTGGAAACTTCGCTCATTCTGGATTCAAAAACGCGGTCCGGATTATCTGTGTCATCTCCCACCGGCAAATCACGTCTTGCTGCAGCCTTGCCTCGTGGCCCTCGTGTAAGGCCCTGCGCTTCATTGGGACATTGCAGCTTCGACGGTTTTTATCGATGGTTGTAATGCCTCCTCAAAACAGGTATGCTGTAGAGTTCTTTGTGGAGCAGCCAATCTTACATGTGCAATGCAGCGTGAACGAGTCGGAAGGGCGATACCTTCAAGATGGATTCTGGCAACATGGCCGTTTTTATGGCTCTTGGAAACCTGGCAAATACTTATTTCCAATTGATTCA GAAGAATTGAATCGTTTGGATATATTTCATAAAGTTTTCCTTCTGGCACGAGACAATAAGCCATTTCTAGCTCCCATCAGACGCCCCTCGCCCAGAATCATGGATATTGGTACGGGCACGGGTATTTGGGCAATCAACGTGGCCGAAGA ATGTCTCTCAGATGCCCAGATCATGGCCGTAGACCTGAATCAGATTCAACCAGCATT GATTCCTCCTGGCTTTATGCCAAAGCAGTATGACATTGAAGAACCGTCTTGGGGGCCCCTACTGACGGACTGCGATTTGATTCATATGCGAATGTTACTTGGCAGTATTCAAACGGATTTGTGGCCTCAAGTCTACCACAATGTCTTTGA GCACTTGACACCAGGCATCGGCTTCTTCGAGCACATCGAGGTTGACTGGATACCCCGAtgtgacgatgatgaacgCCCAGCAAATTCCGCATTCGTGAAGTGGGCAGAGCTTTTTCTCGATGGCATGGATCGATTCAACCGCAGTGTCAGAGTCACACCGCAAGAACATCGGCAAATGCTCGAAGCTGCAGGTTTCACAGATATCAGGCAGGAGGTGATCAAGGCTTATGTTTGCCCCTGGTCTGCTGATCGAAATGAACGTGAAATCGCCCGATGGTTCAATATCGGACTGTCTCATAGTCTGGAGGCCATGAGTTTAAAACCCCTAATCGAGAAACTCGGATTCGAGGCCGAGGAAGTTCGTGAGCTATGTGAGAGAGCGAAGCGCGAAACGTGTGTTTTGCGCTATCACACTTATTGTAATAT TCATGTCTGGACGGCTAGGAAGCCCGGACCTCAACAGTAA
- a CDS encoding Fe/S biogenesis protein NfuA, which yields MATSRAMSRTLAAVARPITETSCRGIPRWTRSISTVQSQLLVGYYTTRPLARRQRNIPTTIPSLAGVGSGIRTIFIQTENTPNPDALKFLPNHRVVPEELSTPFIEYLNPRATISPPYPSPLAAKLMNIDGVTSVFYGADFITVTKAADANWAHIRPEIFALITEAITAGEKIVTVSERRDGEAGAAEEEDSLAYNEDDSEVVGMIKELLETRIRPAIQEDGGDIDFRGFDDEGYVHLRLRGACRTCDSSTVTLKNGIEGMLMHYIEEVKGVKQVMDQEEEIALQEFEKFEEKLRQQKGTAASAA from the exons ATGGCAACTTCAAGAGCCATGTCACGGACATTGGCCGCTGTCGCTCGGCCCATCACAGAGACATCTTGCCGAGGAATTCCGCGATGGACTCGTTCGATCAGCACCGTCCAGTCACAACTTCTTGTCGGTTATTATACTACACGGCCCCTTGCACGGCGACAGCGCAATATTCCAACTACCATACCAAGCCTCGCCGGTGTCGGTAGCGGGATCCGaaccatcttcatccagaCGGAGAACACCCCGAACCCAGATGCCCTCAAGTTTCTACCGAATCATCGAGTTGTGCCCGAGGAGCTCTCTACGCCTTTTATCGAGTATCTCAACCCCCGAGCAACCATTTCTCCGCCGTATCCTTCTCCACTCGCTGCCAAGCTTATGAATATCGATGGAGTTACGTCGGTTTTCTACGGCGCCGATTTCATTACTGTTACGAAGGCTGCAGATGCCAATTGGGCACATATTCGACCGGAGATCTTTGCCCTCATCACAGAAGCCATCACTGCAGGTGAGAAGATAGTCACTGTCTCCGAACGCCGGGATGGTGAGGCCGGCGcggccgaggaggaggatagcCTTGCGTACAACGAAGACGACAGTGAGGTTGTTGGTATGATcaaggagcttcttgagacACGAATTCGACCAGCTATCCAGGAGGATGGCGGCGACATAGATTTTCGAGGTTTTGATGACGAGGGCTATGTGCATCTCCGGTTGCGAGGTGCCTGTCGTACTTGCGATTCCAGCACTGTCACCCTCAAGAATGGAATTGAGGGCATGCTGATGCATTAT ATTGAGGAGGTCAAAGGTGTTAAGCAAGTGATGGatcaagaggaagaaattGCTTTGCAGGAGTTCGAAAAGTTTGAGGAAAAGCTCAGGCAGCAAAAGGGCACTGCCGCCTCGGCAGCATAG